From Leptolyngbya sp. 'hensonii', the proteins below share one genomic window:
- a CDS encoding CRTAC1 family protein: MLINHSSLLLHNPTQLNYGMAVTDVDGDGAFELFVAAFRGANLVLKWNGSGFVNIADATLADEDRQAIGVAAGDLDGDGREEIYVLNTDSFSGRKQWGDRLFDWQDTQWVDLFSLPENQDALNLTAGRSVACLDRKGNGQYGFFVANYGGPMRLYELSETGMLADVAPDAGINWKTGGRGVVTVPLVSDRMDIFAANEGGPNFLFRNRGDGTFEEIAEQAGLSDPLEQGRGVAVLDADRNGTFDLVYGNWEGPHRLFLQVAPGKFQNVAPPEMAHPTRIRTVIAADFDNDGFEELFFNNIGGPNALFGLRDRDLIPLEIGDALEPGGLGTGAAVGDFDQDGRLELAIAHGESGAQPISLYRVADNGHNWLRVLPFTAQGAPARGAIVTLTTQNRVQRRAINAGSGYLCQMEPVAHFGLSHETQVERIEVRWPDGHQAVIHHPDVNQLLRVNHPTC; the protein is encoded by the coding sequence ATGCTGATTAATCACAGTTCCCTGCTGTTGCATAACCCCACCCAACTGAACTATGGCATGGCGGTTACGGATGTTGACGGAGATGGGGCATTTGAACTTTTTGTAGCTGCGTTTAGAGGGGCAAACCTCGTCTTAAAGTGGAATGGTTCCGGTTTTGTGAATATTGCAGATGCAACCCTGGCTGATGAGGACCGGCAGGCCATCGGAGTTGCTGCCGGAGATTTGGATGGAGATGGCCGGGAAGAAATCTATGTGCTCAACACAGATAGCTTTTCGGGACGCAAGCAGTGGGGCGATCGTCTATTTGATTGGCAGGATACCCAATGGGTGGATTTGTTTTCCCTGCCTGAGAATCAGGATGCCCTGAACTTGACCGCAGGCCGATCGGTCGCCTGTCTAGACCGTAAGGGGAATGGGCAATATGGCTTCTTTGTGGCAAACTACGGCGGTCCCATGCGCCTTTATGAACTCAGCGAAACCGGGATGTTGGCTGATGTGGCTCCAGATGCCGGGATCAACTGGAAAACAGGGGGGCGGGGGGTGGTGACGGTGCCTCTGGTCTCCGATCGCATGGATATCTTTGCCGCCAATGAGGGAGGGCCTAATTTTCTATTTCGCAATCGCGGAGATGGCACCTTTGAGGAAATTGCTGAACAGGCTGGGCTGAGCGATCCCCTGGAACAGGGCCGGGGGGTTGCGGTGCTGGATGCCGATCGCAACGGCACCTTTGATCTGGTCTACGGGAACTGGGAAGGACCCCATCGCCTCTTCCTCCAAGTGGCACCGGGTAAGTTTCAAAATGTGGCTCCGCCAGAAATGGCCCATCCTACTCGCATTCGGACCGTAATTGCAGCAGATTTTGATAATGATGGCTTTGAAGAACTGTTTTTCAACAATATCGGTGGCCCCAATGCCCTGTTTGGATTGCGCGATCGGGATTTGATCCCCCTGGAGATTGGGGATGCGCTGGAACCGGGGGGGTTAGGCACTGGGGCCGCAGTCGGTGATTTTGACCAGGATGGCCGCTTGGAGCTGGCGATCGCCCATGGGGAATCCGGAGCCCAACCGATTTCCCTCTATCGGGTTGCAGACAATGGTCACAACTGGCTGCGGGTCTTGCCGTTTACAGCTCAGGGGGCACCCGCTCGCGGAGCCATTGTGACCCTGACGACTCAAAATCGAGTCCAGCGCCGGGCGATTAATGCAGGTAGCGGATACCTTTGTCAGATGGAACCCGTGGCCCACTTTGGGCTTAGCCATGAAACCCAGGTAGAGCGGATCGAAGTGCGCTGGCCAGATGGCCATCAAGCAGTGATTCACCATCCTGATGTCAATCAACTCCTCCGGGTGAACCATCCAACCTGCTAG
- a CDS encoding Mrp/NBP35 family ATP-binding protein has translation MSKVLDRDAILEILRPVQDPELRKSLVELNMIRNVQINAGKVSFTLVLTTPACPLREFIVEDCRKAIETLPGVREVVVDVTAETPQQKSLPDRTGIQGVKNIIAITSGKGGVGKSTVTVNVAVALAQRGAKVGLIDADIYGPNTPTMLGLTKTQVAVRQSPQGEILEPAFNHGVKLVSMGFLIGADQPVIWRGPMLNGIIRQFLYQAEWGELDYLFVDMPPGTGDAQLTLAQAVPMAGAVIVTTPQTVALQDSRKGLKMFEQLGVAILGIVENMSYFIPPDLPDRQYDIFGSGGGEKTAQELGIPLLGCVPLEISLREGGDAGLPIVLSDPDSASAKALSAIAEQIAARVSIAALT, from the coding sequence ATGTCTAAAGTGCTTGATCGCGATGCCATTCTAGAGATTTTACGTCCCGTCCAGGATCCTGAACTCCGCAAGAGCCTGGTGGAACTGAACATGATTCGTAACGTGCAAATTAACGCCGGGAAGGTCAGCTTTACCCTGGTCTTGACTACCCCCGCCTGTCCTCTGCGGGAATTCATTGTGGAAGATTGCCGGAAGGCCATTGAGACCTTACCCGGAGTCCGTGAAGTCGTGGTTGATGTGACTGCAGAAACTCCCCAGCAAAAATCCTTGCCCGATCGCACCGGGATCCAGGGAGTTAAAAACATCATTGCCATCACCAGTGGTAAAGGTGGGGTCGGAAAGAGTACAGTCACGGTGAATGTGGCTGTGGCCCTGGCCCAGCGAGGGGCTAAAGTTGGTCTGATTGATGCTGACATCTACGGTCCCAATACCCCCACCATGCTGGGTCTGACCAAAACCCAGGTAGCTGTTCGCCAATCTCCCCAGGGCGAAATTCTGGAGCCAGCCTTCAATCATGGGGTCAAGCTGGTTTCCATGGGTTTTCTGATTGGGGCAGATCAGCCCGTGATCTGGCGAGGCCCCATGTTAAATGGCATTATTCGCCAATTTCTCTACCAGGCAGAGTGGGGAGAACTGGATTACTTATTCGTGGATATGCCTCCTGGCACTGGAGATGCCCAACTCACCCTGGCACAGGCCGTTCCGATGGCTGGAGCCGTGATTGTGACAACGCCCCAGACCGTTGCCCTGCAGGATTCTCGGAAGGGGCTTAAAATGTTTGAACAACTCGGCGTTGCCATTTTGGGCATCGTGGAAAACATGAGTTACTTTATCCCTCCCGATCTGCCCGATCGCCAATATGACATCTTTGGTTCTGGAGGCGGTGAAAAAACAGCGCAGGAATTAGGCATCCCGCTGTTGGGATGTGTGCCCCTGGAAATTTCTCTCCGGGAGGGAGGCGACGCAGGTCTCCCCATTGTTCTCTCAGACCCTGATTCTGCCTCAGCCAAAGCCCTGAGCGCGATCGCTGAACAGATAGCCGCCAGAGTTTCCATCGCTGCCTTGACCTGA
- the rodA gene encoding rod shape-determining protein RodA, which translates to MLQKSLIKISWKSILQPWQEVDWWLFILPVGLTVFGGVMIRSTELNYGWTDWRQHWIVGGVGLTLALGLARIRYEYLARWHWVIYAITNLSLLAVIFIGTSALGAQRWITIGSFNVQPSEFAKLGVIITLAAMLQANPHPTILSVARVLAVVGVPWGLIFIQPDLGTSLVFGAIALGMLYWGNVNAGWLMLLCSPIVSAILFNAFFSNWLISVALFWVLLMGVIAWYTLPWSWMGSLGAIVINLVSGELGHILWGLLKDYQKDRIILFLNPDKDPLGGGYHLIQSRIAIGAGQLWGRGLNQGTQTQLNFIPEQHTDFIFSAIGEELGFMGSLFLLVAFWLICLRLLIIAQNAKDDFGSLLAVGVLSMLVFQVVVNIGMTIGLAPVTGIPLPWVSYARSGMLTNFMAIGLVQSVSNYRQRVKY; encoded by the coding sequence ATGCTCCAGAAGTCCTTGATTAAAATCAGTTGGAAGTCAATTCTCCAGCCCTGGCAGGAGGTTGATTGGTGGCTGTTTATTCTGCCTGTTGGCTTAACCGTTTTTGGCGGAGTCATGATCCGCAGCACAGAATTAAACTACGGGTGGACGGACTGGCGTCAGCACTGGATTGTTGGTGGGGTGGGGCTAACATTGGCCCTGGGGCTAGCCCGCATCCGCTACGAGTACCTGGCCCGCTGGCACTGGGTAATTTACGCCATCACCAACCTGTCTTTGCTGGCCGTCATTTTCATCGGTACCTCTGCCCTGGGTGCTCAGCGCTGGATCACGATCGGATCTTTTAACGTCCAGCCCTCCGAATTTGCCAAGCTGGGGGTGATTATTACCCTGGCCGCGATGCTGCAGGCCAATCCTCACCCGACTATTCTTTCTGTCGCCCGGGTGCTGGCGGTGGTGGGCGTCCCCTGGGGGCTGATCTTCATTCAGCCTGACCTGGGCACCTCTCTCGTGTTTGGGGCGATCGCGCTAGGGATGCTTTATTGGGGGAATGTTAACGCCGGGTGGCTCATGCTGCTCTGCTCTCCGATCGTCTCAGCCATTTTATTCAATGCCTTTTTCTCCAACTGGTTGATTAGCGTCGCCCTGTTTTGGGTCTTACTGATGGGGGTGATCGCCTGGTACACCCTGCCCTGGTCCTGGATGGGGAGTTTGGGGGCGATCGTGATCAATCTGGTATCGGGTGAACTGGGACACATTCTCTGGGGGCTACTGAAGGATTACCAGAAAGACCGGATTATTCTGTTCCTGAATCCTGATAAAGATCCCCTGGGAGGAGGATATCACCTGATTCAATCTCGGATTGCCATTGGGGCCGGTCAACTCTGGGGCAGAGGGTTGAATCAGGGCACCCAAACCCAGTTAAATTTCATTCCGGAGCAGCATACCGACTTTATCTTCTCTGCGATCGGGGAAGAACTGGGCTTTATGGGCTCCCTCTTTCTCCTGGTTGCCTTCTGGCTCATCTGTCTCCGCCTGCTGATCATTGCCCAGAATGCCAAGGATGACTTTGGGTCTTTACTGGCTGTTGGGGTTCTCTCCATGCTGGTGTTTCAAGTCGTGGTCAATATCGGGATGACGATCGGCCTTGCCCCGGTGACGGGCATTCCCCTACCCTGGGTTAGCTATGCCCGGTCTGGCATGCTCACCAACTTTATGGCGATCGGGCTGGTGCAATCCGTCTCGAACTACCGACAACGGGTGAAATACTAG
- a CDS encoding gas vesicle protein K: MTSPEPSAELPSTLLLQPKSRSKDAGLAPLLLTVVELVRQLMEAQVIRRMEAGDLTDADLDRAAESLRKLEEQVVHLCEVFEIDPADLNIDLGEMGTLLPQSGGYYPGEKSSQPTILELLDRLLNTGIVVEGDVELGLAQLNLIHAKLRLVLTSKPL, translated from the coding sequence ATGACCTCTCCTGAACCTTCTGCCGAACTACCCTCCACGCTCTTGCTGCAACCGAAATCCCGGAGCAAAGATGCGGGGCTGGCCCCTCTGTTACTAACGGTGGTGGAACTGGTGCGACAGTTGATGGAAGCCCAGGTGATTCGGCGGATGGAAGCGGGCGATCTGACCGATGCCGATCTGGATCGGGCTGCCGAGAGCTTACGCAAGCTGGAAGAGCAGGTGGTCCATCTGTGCGAAGTGTTTGAGATTGATCCAGCCGATTTGAATATTGACCTGGGGGAAATGGGCACCCTCTTACCACAATCAGGGGGCTATTATCCAGGAGAAAAGTCCAGTCAACCGACTATTCTGGAGTTGCTCGATCGGCTGCTCAATACAGGCATCGTGGTGGAAGGGGATGTTGAGTTGGGATTGGCTCAGTTGAACCTGATTCATGCCAAACTACGACTGGTATTAACGTCTAAACCGCTTTAA
- a CDS encoding GvpL/GvpF family gas vesicle protein — translation MGYGLYLYGILPAPVPREPRLQGLDQQPVHVHTIEDFVFLYSEAQQERYLASRRNLLDHERVLEQMMHAGYRTLLPLQFGLIIEDWETVATQLTIPHHDPLNHLLQKLAGHREVGVKIFWDPAAELQMLMEENQSLKAERDQLEGKNLSMDQVVRIGQSIEQAIQNRQDNIIQAFRTQLNPVAIEVVENAPLTETMIYNAAYLIPWDAEAEVSDRIDALDQQFGGRLRIRYNNFTAPFNFARLDQL, via the coding sequence ATGGGATACGGTCTCTACCTCTATGGCATTCTTCCTGCACCTGTGCCCCGTGAACCCCGACTGCAAGGTCTGGACCAGCAACCGGTGCATGTGCATACGATCGAAGATTTTGTCTTTCTCTACTCGGAAGCCCAGCAGGAGCGATACCTGGCCAGTCGGCGTAACCTGTTAGATCATGAGCGCGTTCTGGAGCAGATGATGCATGCTGGCTATCGAACGCTGTTACCGCTCCAGTTCGGTCTGATTATTGAAGACTGGGAGACGGTGGCAACACAACTGACGATTCCTCACCATGATCCCCTAAACCATCTTCTGCAGAAACTGGCAGGCCATCGAGAAGTAGGGGTCAAGATTTTCTGGGATCCTGCTGCCGAATTACAGATGCTGATGGAGGAGAATCAATCCCTCAAAGCGGAACGGGATCAGTTGGAAGGCAAAAACCTCAGTATGGACCAGGTGGTCCGGATTGGGCAGTCGATCGAACAAGCCATCCAAAATCGACAGGATAATATCATTCAGGCCTTTAGAACCCAACTGAATCCCGTTGCAATTGAAGTGGTGGAAAATGCCCCTCTGACCGAAACGATGATTTATAACGCAGCCTACCTGATTCCCTGGGACGCAGAAGCAGAGGTGAGCGATCGGATCGATGCCCTGGATCAACAATTTGGCGGTCGTCTACGGATTCGCTACAACAATTTCACAGCCCCCTTCAACTTTGCCCGACTCGACCAGTTATAG
- a CDS encoding gas vesicle protein GvpG, translating to MLLRLLLAPITGPLEGVTWIARQIQERVDTETNDLENLKKQLLALQLTFDMGDIPEADFEAQEEELLLAIQTLEDQARAQE from the coding sequence ATGCTTCTGCGCTTATTATTGGCTCCCATTACAGGTCCATTGGAAGGAGTCACCTGGATCGCCCGCCAGATCCAGGAACGGGTGGATACCGAAACCAATGACCTGGAAAACCTGAAAAAGCAACTGCTTGCCTTACAACTTACCTTTGACATGGGGGATATCCCAGAAGCAGACTTTGAGGCCCAGGAAGAAGAACTCCTGCTCGCTATCCAGACCCTGGAAGACCAGGCCCGCGCCCAGGAATAA
- a CDS encoding RNA polymerase sigma factor, RpoD/SigA family, translating to MATANTKTKTANPMFSVDMVRTYLHEIGRVPLLTHEQEIIYGKQVQQLMTMLEQKENLAQQLKREPSQQEWAEQVHLAEAELLRVVKEGQRAKRKMIEANLRLVVAIAKKYQKRNLEFLDLIQEGTLGLERGVEKFDPMRGYKFSTYAYWWIRQAITRAIAQQARSIRLPIHITEKLNKIKRTQRELAQKLGRSATSAEIAAVLELEPAQIREYLTMARQPVSLDLRVGDNQDTELQELLEDDGPSPEHHMTQDLLRQDINGLLAELTPQQREVMVLRYGLDDGHELSLAKVGERMNISRERVRQLEHQALNHLRRRRETVREYLAS from the coding sequence ATGGCCACTGCTAACACTAAAACTAAAACCGCCAATCCGATGTTCAGTGTTGATATGGTTCGCACCTATCTGCACGAAATTGGGCGCGTTCCGTTGCTAACCCACGAGCAGGAGATCATCTATGGTAAACAGGTGCAGCAACTGATGACAATGCTGGAGCAGAAGGAAAATCTGGCCCAGCAACTCAAGCGGGAGCCCTCTCAGCAGGAATGGGCTGAACAGGTCCACTTGGCTGAAGCAGAATTGCTCCGGGTGGTGAAAGAAGGGCAGCGAGCCAAGCGCAAGATGATCGAAGCGAATCTACGCTTGGTCGTCGCGATCGCAAAGAAATACCAGAAGCGCAACCTGGAATTCCTCGACCTGATCCAGGAGGGCACCCTCGGGTTGGAACGGGGTGTAGAGAAGTTTGACCCTATGCGAGGGTATAAATTCTCGACCTATGCTTACTGGTGGATTCGCCAGGCCATTACCAGAGCGATCGCCCAGCAGGCCCGCTCCATCCGCTTGCCGATCCACATTACTGAGAAGCTGAATAAAATCAAGCGGACGCAGCGGGAATTGGCTCAAAAGTTGGGCCGAAGTGCAACCTCGGCAGAAATTGCTGCCGTCCTGGAACTGGAACCAGCTCAAATTCGGGAATATCTGACGATGGCTCGCCAACCAGTTTCTCTGGATTTGCGCGTTGGCGACAACCAGGATACGGAGTTGCAGGAGCTATTGGAGGATGATGGTCCTTCTCCCGAGCATCACATGACTCAGGATCTGCTGCGCCAGGATATCAATGGCTTGCTGGCAGAACTGACCCCGCAACAGCGGGAGGTGATGGTGTTGCGGTACGGCCTGGATGATGGGCACGAACTCTCCCTGGCGAAGGTGGGAGAGCGGATGAACATCAGCCGGGAGCGGGTTCGGCAACTGGAGCACCAGGCGCTCAATCACCTGCGACGCCGACGGGAAACGGTGCGCGAGTATCTAGCCAGCTAA
- a CDS encoding ATP-binding protein encodes MNLGQPIGSVIQGSLSQGLEVRLHPDVSVEDIRVGKFLVVHGARSRFFCMLTDVALATASSRILANPPEPANTFLQEVLAGSGIFGTINLTPMLMFTPELERSPQVRRKNSKLKSQNATLASLEAQSSSSIELQPVKTIPSHFSQVMDATERDFRVVFGWEDDPHRRNFAIGQPIDMDVPVCIDLDRFVERSNGVFGKSGTGKSFLTRLLLSGIIRKRAAVNLIFDMHSEYGWEAAQEGKRFSTVKGLRQLFPGQVQIYTLDPESTRRRGVRDAQELYMSYDQIDVEDLMLVRGELNLSEASLENAVILRNEFGKSWITRLLSMSNSEIQEFCETRMGNKSSIMALQRKLTRLDELKYIRSACPHNYVGQILDSLEAGKHVVVEFGSQANLLSYMLATNIIARRIHQAYVRKAEHFLQTKNPSDRPHHLVITIEEAHRFLDPASVRQTIFGTIAREMRKYFVTLLVVDQRPSGIDNEVMSQIGTRITALLNDDKDIDAIFTGVSGSQSLRSVLAKLDSKQQALILGHAVPMPVVIRTRPYDETFYAEIGDVAWEDMPTPTVFKAAEAAKADLGL; translated from the coding sequence ATGAACCTGGGTCAGCCGATCGGTTCCGTTATTCAAGGGTCTCTCAGTCAGGGGTTGGAGGTCCGTCTTCACCCCGATGTCTCCGTTGAAGATATTCGGGTGGGGAAGTTTCTGGTTGTGCATGGGGCTCGATCTCGATTCTTCTGCATGTTGACCGATGTTGCCCTGGCCACAGCCAGTTCTCGGATTCTGGCCAATCCTCCTGAACCAGCCAACACGTTTCTGCAGGAGGTGCTGGCTGGTTCAGGGATCTTCGGCACGATCAATTTGACGCCCATGTTGATGTTTACCCCTGAACTTGAGCGTTCCCCCCAGGTCAGGCGGAAGAACTCAAAGCTGAAAAGTCAGAATGCCACTCTGGCTTCCTTAGAAGCACAAAGTAGTTCCTCGATCGAACTGCAACCCGTGAAAACAATTCCCAGTCATTTCAGCCAGGTGATGGATGCCACCGAACGAGATTTTCGCGTGGTGTTTGGCTGGGAGGATGACCCCCATCGGCGTAATTTCGCGATCGGGCAGCCGATCGATATGGATGTGCCCGTCTGCATCGATCTGGATCGGTTTGTAGAGCGGAGCAATGGGGTGTTTGGGAAATCGGGCACGGGTAAATCTTTCCTGACTCGCCTGCTCCTGTCAGGCATTATCCGCAAACGGGCTGCGGTGAATCTGATTTTTGACATGCACTCGGAATACGGTTGGGAGGCCGCTCAGGAAGGAAAGCGGTTCAGTACGGTCAAGGGGTTACGCCAGCTCTTTCCCGGTCAGGTCCAGATCTATACGTTGGATCCTGAATCCACGCGACGGCGGGGGGTGCGGGATGCCCAGGAACTCTACATGAGTTACGACCAGATTGATGTAGAAGATTTAATGCTGGTTCGAGGAGAATTGAATCTCTCGGAGGCCAGTCTGGAGAATGCGGTGATTCTCCGCAATGAGTTTGGCAAATCCTGGATTACCCGGCTGTTATCCATGAGCAACAGTGAAATTCAGGAGTTTTGTGAAACGCGGATGGGAAATAAGTCTTCGATTATGGCCCTGCAGCGCAAATTGACGCGATTGGATGAACTGAAGTACATTCGCAGCGCCTGTCCTCATAATTATGTGGGTCAGATTCTGGATTCCCTGGAAGCGGGTAAGCATGTTGTGGTTGAGTTTGGTTCCCAGGCCAATTTACTGTCTTATATGCTGGCCACAAATATTATCGCGCGCCGAATTCACCAAGCTTACGTCCGGAAGGCAGAACACTTTCTCCAAACCAAGAATCCCAGCGATCGCCCCCACCACCTGGTCATTACGATTGAGGAAGCCCATCGGTTTCTGGATCCAGCTTCCGTACGGCAAACTATCTTCGGAACGATCGCTCGGGAAATGCGGAAGTACTTTGTCACCCTGCTTGTGGTGGATCAGCGCCCCTCTGGCATTGACAATGAAGTGATGTCCCAAATCGGCACCCGGATTACGGCGCTCCTTAACGATGATAAAGATATTGACGCAATTTTTACCGGGGTTTCCGGGAGCCAGAGTTTGCGATCGGTGCTAGCTAAACTGGACTCCAAACAGCAGGCTCTGATCCTAGGGCATGCTGTCCCAATGCCCGTGGTCATTCGAACTCGGCCCTACGATGAAACTTTTTATGCCGAAATTGGGGATGTTGCCTGGGAAGATATGCCAACTCCAACTGTTTTCAAGGCAGCAGAAGCTGCAAAAGCTGATCTGGGATTATAG
- a CDS encoding glutathione S-transferase family protein, with translation MLELYQFELSHYCEKVRLILDYKGVPYRKIEVTPGIGQLEVFRLSGQRQVPVLKDGSTVIADSTEIAKYLDREYPERPIVPTDPKQRGLCLLMEEWADESIGQNGRKALLGAFSQDASFRTAALPSSVPPILKNLVGAVPGEILGAFNTGLGLGSDTLKLAKDALKQNLEALCLLLANQPYLVADQPTLADFAVAGMTLYLKFPDGPYLNIPENLRGRGVPGLADDSAYTAFFEWRDRLYRDFRIPLTEGTTSGAAPNQIPIE, from the coding sequence ATGCTGGAGTTATATCAATTCGAACTCTCTCATTACTGCGAAAAGGTACGGCTGATTCTCGATTACAAAGGGGTGCCCTATCGCAAGATTGAGGTCACGCCTGGAATCGGACAACTCGAAGTGTTCCGTCTATCAGGACAACGCCAGGTCCCTGTTTTGAAGGATGGCAGTACCGTCATTGCAGATTCGACCGAAATCGCTAAATATCTGGACCGGGAATATCCCGAAAGACCGATCGTGCCCACAGATCCCAAACAGCGAGGTCTCTGTCTGCTGATGGAAGAATGGGCTGATGAGTCGATCGGCCAGAATGGCCGCAAGGCACTGCTGGGGGCTTTCAGCCAGGATGCCAGTTTCCGCACGGCTGCTTTGCCGTCTTCTGTTCCTCCGATTTTGAAAAACCTGGTGGGGGCTGTTCCAGGGGAAATTCTGGGGGCGTTTAACACGGGTCTGGGCCTGGGCAGCGATACCTTAAAGCTGGCCAAAGATGCGCTCAAGCAGAACCTGGAAGCGCTCTGTCTACTGCTGGCCAATCAGCCCTATCTGGTAGCTGATCAACCCACCCTGGCCGATTTTGCAGTGGCTGGAATGACCCTGTATCTCAAGTTTCCTGATGGCCCCTACCTGAATATTCCAGAGAATCTGCGGGGCCGGGGGGTGCCAGGGCTGGCGGATGACAGTGCTTACACTGCCTTCTTTGAGTGGCGCGATCGCCTCTATCGGGATTTCCGTATTCCTTTAACGGAAGGAACAACTTCTGGGGCAGCCCCCAACCAGATTCCAATTGAATGA